One Streptomyces umbrinus genomic window, CTGATCCCTACCTCGGTATGGGCCGAGTACCACGCGGTAGGTACGCTGCATCGCATGCGTGCACTTCTCGTGGTCAATCCGGCAGCAACCACCACAAGCGCACGCACGCGTGACGTCTTGATCCACGCGTTGGCGAGCGAGATGAAGCTCGAAGCGGTCACCACCGAGTACCGCGGGCACGCCAGGGACCTCGGCCGGCAGGCCGCGGAGAGCAAGGACATAGAACTGGTCGTGGCCCTCGGCGGCGACGGCACGGTCAACGAGGTCGTGAACGGCCTGCTGCACGGCGGCCCCGACCCGGACCGGCTGCCCGGCCTCGCCGTCGTCCCCGGCGGCTCCACCAATGTCTTCGCGCGCGCCCTCGGCCTGCCGAACGAGCCCGTGGAGGCCACCGGCGCCCTCCTCGACGCGCTGCGCGAGGGCCGGCAGCGCACGGTGGGCCTGGGCCTCGCCGCGGGCACCCCGGGCAGCGAGGACGAAGGCGTCCCCGCCCGCTGGTTCACCTTCAACGCGGGCCTCGGCTTCGACGCCGGCGTGGTCGGCCGCGTCGAACAGCACCGCGAGCGCGGCAAGCGTTCCACGCACTCCCTCTACCTGCGCCAGGCGATGCGCCAGTTCTTCGGGGAGACCCACCGCCGCCACGGCACGATCACGCTGGATCGGCCCGGCGCGGACCCGGTGACCGATTTGGTGCTGTCGATA contains:
- a CDS encoding diacylglycerol/lipid kinase family protein, producing MRALLVVNPAATTTSARTRDVLIHALASEMKLEAVTTEYRGHARDLGRQAAESKDIELVVALGGDGTVNEVVNGLLHGGPDPDRLPGLAVVPGGSTNVFARALGLPNEPVEATGALLDALREGRQRTVGLGLAAGTPGSEDEGVPARWFTFNAGLGFDAGVVGRVEQHRERGKRSTHSLYLRQAMRQFFGETHRRHGTITLDRPGADPVTDLVLSIVCNTSPWTYLGNRPVYASPKASFDTGLDVLGLSRMSTTAVARYGTQLLTSSPERGPHGKHAVSLHDLTDFTLHSKVPLPLQMDGDHLGLRTSVTFTGVRRALRVIV